The following coding sequences are from one Methanohalophilus halophilus window:
- a CDS encoding Zn-ribbon domain-containing OB-fold protein, which yields MSVARFWRQQVQRYNLVGNHCRNCDEYYYPPRTTCPFCRRNGEMEEYKFSGKGELVTYTIIHSAAEGFEHQTPYVLGIVKLEEGPRLTSQIIAQPEDVNIGMKVRPVFRKLGESGDKGMLHYGTKFTPA from the coding sequence ATGTCTGTTGCAAGATTCTGGAGACAGCAGGTACAGAGATATAATCTCGTAGGTAACCATTGTAGAAACTGTGATGAATACTATTATCCCCCGAGGACTACCTGTCCGTTTTGCAGAAGGAACGGGGAGATGGAGGAATACAAGTTCAGTGGCAAAGGTGAACTTGTAACCTATACGATAATTCATTCAGCAGCTGAAGGGTTTGAACACCAGACACCGTATGTGCTGGGTATTGTGAAACTGGAAGAAGGCCCACGTCTTACATCCCAGATCATAGCACAACCAGAGGATGTGAACATCGGTATGAAGGTAAGGCCGGTGTTCCGCAAACTCGGTGAAAGCGGGGACAAGGGAATGCTCCATTACGGTACCAAATTCACACCGGCGTGA